A window from Drosophila nasuta strain 15112-1781.00 chromosome 3, ASM2355853v1, whole genome shotgun sequence encodes these proteins:
- the LOC132792791 gene encoding LOW QUALITY PROTEIN: ubiquitin carboxyl-terminal hydrolase 32 (The sequence of the model RefSeq protein was modified relative to this genomic sequence to represent the inferred CDS: deleted 1 base in 1 codon) produces the protein MGTKESKHACISYEDAVKRVSDAELRRLKDAFKKSAGVGRLYLSRNAFQQDVLCEGVPPKITDMLYAACGGTQRGISFKDLLCGLVLITGGTQEEKTKFLWNLYCNDAGTYIIKSEYVRNVSLAPFESVSLFAQSERANFEQFQDWIIKHRNATVLSNWLLADNCVSLTSELETPTFYQSLAGVTHLEEKDIGDLEKEFWRLKNTSQNGQIDLQFLGPLISPPIPKNALAGLFNAFDENRDGHIDFKELCCGVSAACRGPGVERTRFCFKIFDVDRDGVLNHEETLQMINVLLFVAKENRDTQQYKELTKQHVISDLLEFAQRRSPDGVPSTLTRDNVSLTAEDFMLWNVQCGLRLMQPLLDLIFELCHIVFGLWPQCKHMEYDIVRGWLQREERRPYRVGQFWYLISRDWWLNWMQYTQHTAHTCEYCKRSASQRSAVDEALVCDESFNTHSLEQHDSYSLGSASGSSGISAGRHCAQQRPGPIDNSNLITVNQHRNIRTLTGEGGHLKRDTPLVQSHDFELVPKSLWKALNRWYGDNLPLPRQVIQPPNSEVELELYPLNLRILLHQAQTAPTGAAAGSQLSSWGSTTSGGYGVLASGGGYAAIAASSVLQPPKRYLAYTAAFSRLATVRQVGEFLCDQLRLKPEDIRLWHVPPSAATLDNSAILLEEDTMCLKELLIRDNDQLLLEIRNKDLTWPEELGSLASAQSVGSGPNDRRRMTRTSIMSVHAPGATGLHNLGNTCFMNAALQVLFNTQPLAQYFHRQMHRFELNAANKLGTRGQLAMRYAELLKEVWTATTRSVAPLKLRFCVNKHAPQFAGGGQHDSQELLEWLLDALHEDLNRVMEKPYSELKDSNGRPDKIVAAEAWSQHHARNQSIIIDLFYGQLKSKVSCLSCGHESVRFDPFSLLSLPLPVENYVYLEVLVILLDGSVPIKYGLRLNSECKYGDLKHKLSTLCQLQPSFMLVCELWNSQIRQLLADEDKLRTQSAKELYVYQLPEQSSTRTRSNSALSMHIEQGLKDIQRSSAALITAQDSLSSLSTLQTSNRTLSSRAICNGHLGDSQETAADADQEQLAKYQSNHINSSQAGQAHELQPDDAGKESLILSCSPENNFMDDAAAQQKRISSTKLLHTESNTSSPSYTNHSGENSMESSLTEPMPVAELALTSRHGSNSDEGVPNERSSSLSTARDRDMEDDVDDDDVGDGAVEEEGEELEQHITTSQPESTSGNQTSSGVYSRRSSQPYKVGKYLVAVHRKITRHDSYFLSYHKTRPSLFGVPLLIPNCDGGTHKDLYCAVWLQVSRLLSPLPATTEQANHAADCDDSLGYDFPFTLRAVKADGLTCAICPWSSFCRGCEIRCNNEYVLQGALPPINSTPNNAATPKMNVKCPSLPNLEAKRAPEYTASLSYTPTTKYFEDFTIAIDWDPTALHLRYQSTLERLWVDHETISICRREQVEPVDLNHCLRAFTSEEKLEQWYHCSHCKGKKPATKKLQIWKLPPILIVHLKRFNCVNGKWVKSQKVVHFPFDDFDPTPYLASVPQETILRHKELLELQKDLPSNEIVSELDEVDAGDNVLPNDKPMPSSEAPAIAATKETPIAPGNVLRQSKSSNSARRQRLISTSLTKTPIVDGEFEDYHQHKLKADVDEFDPKYKLYAVVSHSGMLNGGHYISYASNTTGSWYCYNDSSCREISHKPNIDPSAAYLLFYERQGLDYEPYLPNIEGRSLSQDASLQLDVDETEGDLKKMCTIS, from the exons ATGGGTACAAAAGAATCCAAGCATGCTTGCATCAGTTATGAGGATGCAGTCAAACGAG TTAGCGATGCCGAGCTGAGACGCCTCAAAGATGCCTTCAAGAAATCAGCAGGCGTGGGTCGGCTCTACCTCAGTCGAAATGCATTCCAGCAGGATGTGCTGTGCGAGGGAGTGCCGCCTAAGATCACGGACATGTTATATGCCGCCTGTGGTGGCACACAGCGCGGCATTTCCTTCAAGGATCTGCTCTGCGGCTTGGTGCTAATCACAGGCGGCACTCAGGAGGAGAAAACCAA ATTTCTGTGGAATTTATACTGCAATGATGCGGGCACCTACATCATCAAGTCGGAGTATGTGCGTAATGTCAGCTTGGCGCCTTTCGAAAGCGTTTCGCTTTTTGCTCAGAGCGAACGCGCCAACTTTGAGCAGTTTCAGGACTGGATAATCAAGCATCGTAATGCCACAGTGTTGTCCAATTGGCTGTTAGCCGACAACTGTGTCAGCCTCACATCAGAGCTGGAGACGCCTACGTTTTACCAGAGCTTGGCGGGAGTAACGCATCTTGAGGAGAAG GATATTGGCGACTTGGAA AAAGAGTTTTGGCGTTTGAAGAACACCTCGCAGAATGGTCAAATCGATTTGCAGTTTCTGGGTCCGCTCATCAGTCCGCCCATACCAAAGAATGCACTGGCTGGACTATTCAATGCCTTTGACGAGAATCGCGATGGCCACATTGACTTTAAAGAGCTGTGCTGCGGTGTTAGCGCCGCCTGTCGAGGTCCTGGAGTGGAACGCACTCGCT TCTGCTTTAAGATCTTTGATGTCGATCGCGATGGTGTGTTGAACCACGAGGAGACGCTGCAGATGATCAATGTGCTGCTGTTTGTGGCCAAAGAAAATCGCGACACACAACAGTACAAGGAACTGACCAAGCAGCATGTCATCAGCGATCTGCTGGAGTTCGCTCAGCGGCGCAGTCCAGATGGCGTGCCCAGCACGCTTACCCGGGACAATGTCTCACTGACTGCGGAGGATTTCATGCTGTGGAATGTGCAGTGCGGCTTGAGGTTGATGCAACCGTTGCTGGACCTCATCTTTGAGCTCTGTCACATTGTCTTTGGCCTGTGGCCGCAGTGCAAGCACATGGAGTACGACATTGTGCGCGGTTGGCTACAACGCGAGGAGAGACGTCCCTACCGTGTGGGTCAGTTCTGGTATCTGATATCACGCGACTGGTGGCTCAATTGGATGCAGTACACACAGCATACGGCGCACACTTGCGAGTACTGCAAACGCTCGGCCAGTCAGCGGAGCGCCGTCGACGAGGCGCTCGTCTGTGATGAGAGTTTCAATACCCACAGTCTGGAGCAGCACGACAGCTACTCGCTGGGCTCGGCCTCCGGTAGCAGCGGCATCTCCGCTGGTCGCCACTGTGCCCAACAGCGACCCGGTCCCATCGATAATAGCAATCTGATCACCGTGAATCAGCATCGCAATATACGCACGCTCACCGGTGAGGGCGGACATCTGAAACGGGACACGCCTCTTGTGCAGAGTCATGACTTTGAGCTGGTGCCCAAGTCGCTGTGGAAGGCGCTGAATCGTTGGTACGGCGACAATCTGCCGCTGCCACGACAG GTGATACAACCACCCAACTCGGAGGTGGAGCTGGAGCTGTATCCACTCAATCTGCGCATACTGCTGCATCAAGCGCAGACAGCACCCACAGGCGCTGCTGCTGGTTCGCAGCTGAGTAGCTGGGGCTCCACGACCAGCGGTGGCTATGGAGTGTTGGCCTCTGGTGGCGGCTATGCAGCGATTGCAGCCAGCAGTGTGCTGCAGCCACCCAAGCGTTACTTGGCCTATACGGCGGCCTTCAGTCGCCTGGCCACGGTGCGTCAGGTGGGCGAGTTTCTGTGCGACCAGCTGCGTCTTAAGCCGGAGGATATACGTCTGTGGCATGTGCCACCATCGGCGGCCACGCTGGATAATAGTGCCATACTGCTGGAGGAGGATACCATGTGCCTGAAGGAGCTGCTCATACGCGACAACGATCAGCTGCTGCTCGAGATACGCAATAAGGATCTGACGTGGCCCGAGGAGCTAGGCTCCCTCGCCAGTGCCCAAAGCGTCGGCAGCGGTCCCAACGATCGTCGTCGCATGACTCGCACCTCCATCATGTCTGTGCATGCCCCGGGTGCCACAGGGCTGCATAATCTCGGGAACACGTGCTTCATGAATGCAGCGCTACAAGTGCTCTTCAATACACAGCCGTTGGCGCAATATTTCCACCGTCAAATGCATCGCTTTGAACTAAATGCGGCCAATAAGTTGGGCACACGCGGTCAACTGGCTATGCGCTATGCGGAGCTGCTGAAGGAAGTGTGGACGGCCACCACACGTTCTGTGGCGCCGCTTAAGCTACGCTTCTGTGTGAACAAACATGCGCCGCAGTTTGCCGGCGGTGGTCAGCACGATTCACAAGAGTTGCTGGAGTGGTTGCTGGATGCGCTGCACGAGGATCTAAATCGAGTCATGGAGAAGCCATATAGTGAATTGAAGGACTCAAATGGCAGGCCCGATAAAATCGTCGCTGCCGAGGCGTGGTCACAGCATCATGCGCGCAATCAATCCATTATAATAGATCTGTTCTACGGTCAGCTCAAGTCGAAAGTCAGTTGCCTGAGTTGTGGCCACGAGTCGGTACGCTTCGATCCCTTCAGCCTGCTCAGTCTGCCGCTGCCCGTAGAGAATTATGTGTATCTGGAAGTTCTTG TAATTCTATTGGATGGCAGCGTGCCCATCAAGTATGGACTGCGTCTCAACTCGGAGTGCAAATACGGCGACTTGAAGCATAAGCTGTCCACATTGTGCCAGCTACAGCCGAGCTTTATGCTGGTGTGTGAGCTGTGGAACTCGCAGATACGTCAGCTGCTGGCCGATGAGGATAAGTTGCGCACGCAGAGTGCCAAGGAGCTGTATGTGTATCAGTTGCCCGAGCAGAGCAGCACGAGAACACGCTCCAATTCAGCGCTTAGCATGCATATTGAACAGGGCCTCAAGGATATACAGCGTAGTTCAG CAGCATTGATTACTGCGCAGGATTCGCTGTCGTCGCTTAGCACGCTGCAAACATCGAATCGCACATTGTCGTCGCGTGCCATTTGCAATGGGCATCTGGGCGACAGTCAGGAGACGGCCGCAGATGCGGATCAGGAACAATTGGCCAAATACCAAAGCAAccacatcaacagcagccaagCTGGCCAAGCGCACGAACTGCAGCCAGATGATGCCGGAAAG GAGTCGCTGATCCTCAGCTGCAGTCCAGAGAACAATTTCATGGACGATGCGGCAGCACAGCAGAAACGTATCTCATCCACAAAGCTGCTGCACACAGAGAGCAACACCAGTTCACCATCGTATACGAATCACTCGGGTGAGAATTCCATGGAAAGTTCGCTCACTGAGCCAATGCCTGTGGCAGAGTTGGCTCTGACGAGTCGCCATGGCAGTAATAGTGATGAGGGCGTGCCCAATGAGCGCTCCAGTAGCTTGAGTACAGCTCGAGACAGGGATATGGAAGATGATgtagatgatgatgatgttggaGATGGAGCTGTTGAAGAGGAAGGCGAAGAACTTGAGCAGCATATAACCACCTCACAGCCGGAGAGCACGAGCGGTAATCAAACGAGCAGCGGCGTCTACTCACGTCGCTCTTCGCAACCCTACAAAGTGGGCAAGTATCTGGTCGCCGTACATCGCAAGATCACACGGCACGACAGCTACTTTCTGTCCTACCACAAGACGCGACCCAGTTTGTTTGGTGTGCCGTTGCTGATACCCAACTGCGATGGCGGCACACACAAGGATCTGTATTGCGCCGTCTGGCTGCAAGTGAGCCGATTGCTGAGTCCATTGCCAGCGACCACCGAACAGGCAAATCATGCTGCTGACTG CGACGACAGTCTGGGCTATGATTTCCCTTTTACGCTGCGTGCCGTTAAGGCGGATGGTCTCACCTGCGCTATTTGTCCCTGGTCGAGTTTTTGTCGCGGCTGTGAAATTCGTTGCAACAACGAGTACGTGCTTCAGGGTGCGCTGCCACCCATCAACTCGACGCCCA ACAACGCTGCAACACCAAAAATGAATGTGAAATGCCCATCGTTACCAAATCTGGAAGCGAAACGTGCACCGGAGTACACGGCATCGCTTTCTTATACGccaactacaaaatattttgaagacTTCACCATTGCCATTGACTGGGATCCAACTGCGCTGCATTTACGCTACCAAAGCACCTTGGAACGG CTGTGGGTTGATCACGAGACTATTTCCATTTGCCGGCGAGAGCAAGTGGAACCCGTTGATCTAAATCATTGCCTACGCGCCTTTACCTCCGAGGAGAAACTGGAACAGTGGTATCACTGCAGCCACTGCAAGGGCAAAAAGCCCGCGACCAAGAAGCTGCAGATATGGAAATTGCCACCCATTCTG ATTGTGCATTTGAAGCGTTTCAATTGCGTTAACGGCAAGTGGGTGAAGTCACAGAAGGTGGTGCACTTTCCGTTCGACGACTTTGATCCAACGCCTTATCTGGCCTCGGTGCCGCAAGAAACAATACTGCGGCACAAAGAGCTGCTCGAGCTGCAAAAAGATTTGCCAAGCAATGAAATTGTTAGCGAACTGGATGAAGTCGATGCCGGTGACAATGTGTTACCCAATGATAAGCCAATGCCATCAAGCGAAGCACCCGCCATTGCTGCTACAAAGGAAACGCCGATAGCTCCTGGCAATGTGCTGCGCCAGAGCAAATCAAGTAATTCGGCCAGACGGCAACGCCTCATCTCCACCAGCCTCACAAAGACGCCAATAGTCGATGGCGAATTCGAGGACTACCATCAGCATAAGCTCAAAGCGGATGTTGATGAGTTCGATCCCAAGTACAAGCTATACGCCGTGGTG TCGCACTCGGGCATGCTGAATGGCGGTCACTACATTTCCTATGCATCCAAC
- the LOC132792811 gene encoding ras-related protein Rab-8A — protein MAKTYDYLFKLLLIGDSGVGKTCILFRFSEDAFNTTFISTIGIDFKIRTIELDNKKIKLQIWDTAGQERFRTITTAYYRGAMGIMLVYDITQEKSFENIKNWIRNIEENAAADVEKMLLGNKCELNDKRQVSKERGEQLAIEYGIKFMETSAKASINVEEAFLTLASDIKAKTEKRMEANNPPKGGHQLKLTEIRTKDSWLSRCSLL, from the exons ATGGCTAAAACGTACGATTACCTGTTCAAATTGCTGCTAATCGGTGATTCTGGTGTTGGCAAGACCTGCATATTGTTTCGATTCTCAGAGGATGCGTTCAATACGACGTTTATATCCACAATAG GTatcgattttaaaattagaacaattgaattggataacaagaaaattaaattgcaaatatg GGACACTGCCGGCCAGGAGCGTTTCCGGACAATCACCACGGCATATTACAGAGGTGCCATGGGCATTATGCTTGTCTATGACATAACGCAGGAGAAatcatttgaaaatattaaaaattggaTACGAAATATCGAAGAAAATGCCGCCGCTGATGTCGAGAAAATGCTGCTGGGCAACAAATGTGAACTGAACGACAAGAGACAG GTTTCAAAGGAACGTGGGGAACAACTGGCCATTGAGTATGGGATCAAATTCATGGAGACGTCCGCGAAAGCAAGCATCAATGTTGAAGAGGCATTCCTCACGCTCGCCAGCGACATTAAAGCGAAAACAGAAAAGCGAATG GAGGCAAACAATCCACCCAAGGGAGGTCATCAGCTGAAACTGACAGAGATTCGAACAAAGGACAGTTGGCTGTCCAGATGCAGTCTGCTTTGA